Proteins co-encoded in one Kiritimatiellales bacterium genomic window:
- a CDS encoding dihydroorotase produces the protein MSSEFHHSIIPPFHRSILLKNAKVVSDGEIRAADVFIRNGRIDRIDSSISAPADIEINAEGKALLPGMIDCHVHFREPGLTHKGSLHSESRAAVAGGVTSVMDMPNTVPQTTSIERLEEKSALAAQTCATNFSFYLGAAGSHLDEIKKLNPADVCGVKIFMGSSTGNMLVDGHDVLEEIFRAAPVPLAAHCEDANIIAQNETIFREKLGDKTPFRAHPEIRSEEACYASTKLAVELARKYGTRLHVLHISTARELNLFDESIARVGGPRENEAYIENDECGKHITAETCIHYLHFDDAAYDRLGARVKCNPAIKTSADRAALIRGLLTNQIDTIGTDHAPHTAAEKSGTYWTAPSGLPLIQSALPAILEHFHDGILSLETVAEKTAHAPARIFNIAGRGFIREGYFADLVLVDLNRPQTVAKKNILYQCGWSPFEGNIFRSTIDTTIVSGQIVWQDEAIHAGIFGQRLKFER, from the coding sequence ATGAGCAGTGAGTTTCATCATTCCATCATTCCACCGTTCCATCGTTCCATTCTCCTAAAAAATGCAAAGGTGGTTTCTGACGGCGAAATCCGTGCGGCGGATGTGTTCATCCGCAACGGTCGTATTGATCGCATCGACAGCTCAATCAGTGCGCCGGCGGATATTGAAATCAATGCCGAAGGGAAAGCGCTGCTGCCGGGCATGATCGACTGCCATGTGCATTTCCGCGAACCGGGCTTAACGCACAAAGGCAGTCTGCACAGTGAATCGCGAGCCGCCGTCGCCGGCGGCGTCACGTCTGTCATGGACATGCCGAACACGGTTCCGCAAACCACATCCATTGAACGGCTCGAAGAAAAATCTGCCCTGGCGGCACAAACCTGCGCAACAAACTTTTCGTTCTATTTGGGTGCAGCCGGCAGTCATCTGGATGAAATTAAAAAACTGAACCCGGCAGATGTTTGCGGTGTAAAAATTTTTATGGGCTCATCCACCGGCAACATGCTCGTTGATGGGCACGATGTCCTGGAAGAGATTTTCCGCGCCGCGCCGGTGCCGCTGGCGGCGCACTGTGAAGATGCGAACATCATCGCACAAAACGAAACAATCTTCCGCGAAAAACTCGGTGACAAAACGCCGTTCCGTGCGCACCCGGAAATCCGCAGTGAAGAAGCCTGTTATGCCTCAACGAAACTTGCGGTGGAACTCGCCAGGAAATACGGTACGCGGCTGCACGTTCTGCACATCAGCACCGCGCGCGAACTGAACCTGTTCGACGAAAGCATCGCGCGCGTCGGCGGTCCGCGCGAAAACGAGGCCTACATTGAAAACGATGAATGCGGGAAACACATCACCGCCGAAACGTGTATTCACTACCTGCATTTTGATGATGCGGCGTATGACAGACTCGGGGCGCGCGTAAAATGCAATCCGGCAATTAAAACCTCCGCCGACCGCGCCGCATTAATTCGCGGACTGCTCACCAATCAGATTGACACGATCGGCACCGACCACGCGCCGCACACCGCCGCAGAAAAAAGCGGGACCTACTGGACTGCGCCGTCCGGCCTGCCGCTGATTCAATCCGCCCTGCCCGCCATACTCGAACATTTTCACGATGGGATACTCTCACTGGAAACCGTCGCCGAAAAAACGGCGCACGCGCCGGCGCGGATTTTTAATATTGCCGGGCGCGGCTTTATCCGCGAAGGATACTTCGCTGATCTGGTGCTGGTTGACTTAAACCGTCCGCAAACAGTTGCGAAAAAAAATATTCTCTATCAATGCGGCTGGTCGCCGTTTGAAGGGAACATATTCCGCTCAACTATCGACACCACGATTGTTTCCGGTCAAATCGTCTGGCAGGATGAAGCGATTCATGCCGGAATTTTTGGACAGCGCTTGAAGTTTGAACGTTAA